aacctgccaccATCCCTAAGCCATCAAAGCGCAGGATCTCCACAGGAACTCGGCATGACCTGTCATTAATGCATAAGACCCCCTcgggcctccgatgcactcagtcattaaacgAACACAGCTCaaaacgatctccggatcactgaaccatcagagcgtatggctctccctgaccgccggttcattcggtaataaatgcacttaccatccatggaCCCTAGGTCCACCATAGCcagcggttcaaccactccaacaggtccgatcgaccgtgacaactccctgattccggtccgattcggtcccgttctccactacgccattaatgggccaaatcgtgcccaattattacacaagaggacaaacctcctgtcacctcccaggtaacaaaaatcctcctataaaaggaaacctggagggAAAGGAAAGGGGGCCCccaagagagagacagagaaccCTCCTGGACCGGATAGAAAGAAGTAAACAGCATAGACACAAGGGAGGGGACGATCCTCTTCATTTTTccttatcttatccaaatacTCTCcggcctgctctctccacatattccccctctaacttaagcatcggagggccggcgccggagagcccggccaccggcttttttgcaggacaggccAGGACGCACTCTTCTCCGCTCTCTCATCCCCGCGGAGGACGCagtcggccggcgcaccgccgtccgccctcccgacagcggagctcctcctcccctggtttcgcggcggctcccgggtccaatttccagcaacagttatgATAGTCTATTCCAGCCAACTTGAGACAGATTATattaaaaaagtcaaaaaaattaaaattgattttaaaaaaaattaaaagtcaATTTCTTTCTATTATTGCATGGATTCGGTTAACAATAAGTAATCACATAACTTTATTATTTCGTGTTATTCCCCTATTGGTTAGTTGTGATTTTCTATTTGAGTGGTCAAAAATAGTTGCCATATATAACAGccaatgttttttttcttccaaaatgTCCTCTACAATGCTGAACCACACAACTAATGGCTCTTAATTCAGGGCCTTGAAATGAGCCTTATTATTATTGGAAGAACCTTCTGCAAATATTGTTTTCTCTTATATAAGTTTCCTGCACCCTTCGCATTCCATCACCTCGGACAGGCCTGGTCAAAACCGAATCCAGCGAACGACCAAACCATCCAACGCGTCCGAAGTTAACAGCGAGCGAGAGCGAGGGAAAGGAGGAGGCCATCGACACACCACCACAACCACCCACCCGCTCCCCTCTCAATAAGCAATGGCTATTCTTATAACCCCATGCTCTCAAGCTCCTCCATCTCCTCCCTTCCCTCCTGTAACCCCCACATACTTCCCTTCCTTCAAAAGAAAACTGTCTCAGAAATGGCGAGGTCGCCGGAATGCGTCGTCCGGTTCCTCTGTATTCTATGTCTTCTATTCTCCCTCTCTGTGGCCGCTGCCAAACCCCGCCGGCCTCGCAAGGCCAACGTCTCGGGAGTGACCTACGATGGCCGATCTCTCAAGATCGATGGAAGGAGAGAGCTTTTCTTCTCCGGCTCCATCCATTACCCACGCAGCACCCCCGAGGTAATCGTCGTTAATTCCCAGCGTCGTTCCTTCCAACGCCTTGCATGGCTGCCATTCTCGACGTGGTAATGGAATGCTTTTGCTTGGTTGATCAGATGTGGCCGGATCTCATCCAGAAGGCGAAGCTCGGCGGGCTGAACGTGATCCAAACTTACGTGTTCTGGAACATCCATGAGCCCGTTCAGGGCCATGTAAGATTTGCTAGCGACTCGCATTACATTGATGTTAACTCTAACCTACATAGTAAAATTACTGTACTATTCATAGGGAAAGGCCATGAAAGTCTTAGCTTCAATCATTTTTATCATTTGAATGAGTTGGTGTTTGGGTGCTGCAGTTCAATTTCTCCGGGAGGTATGACTTGGTGAGATTCATCAAGCTGATCCACAAGAACAAAATGTATGTGACCCTCAGACTTGGTCCCTTCATACAAGCAGAATGGAATCATGGGTGGGTATACATTAGATTATAGTTGCTTTAGGAATCAATCTATTGTTCTTATTATGTGCTAATGAGCTCCTCCGATGCATTTCAGAGGGTTCCCATACTGGATGAAAGAGATCCCCAACGTTATCTTCCGAACCGACAATGAACCCTTCAAGGTGATGGACATGTTTCTAATACATTTAGCGGAGATGCTAAAGGATCTAATATAAACTAGGCTTGTCAAACTTAATTAACTCAACCTTGTTTTGTTCCTATCCATGATATATAGAACAAATTTGTTATAACTAACTTAAGCTCGGCCTTATTGTTGATGGTGAAATGCATGATCTGGCATAAAAATGATTCCACTGCCTATGATCTCTAACTAGatgtttttttccccttttttttttacgtGCAGCATCATATGCAGAATTTTGTAACAAAAATCATGGAAATGATGAAGAGTGAGAAGCTATTTTACCCCCAGGGAGGCCCCATTATTCTAGCACAGGTTCAGTTAACCTAAGGGTTTCATTCCATTAAATTTCTTTattattctcttttctttccatttttctGCGTGCGTGACATTGTATCACTCTTGATTCTTCTCTGAGATATTGTGTGTTGGCTTTGACTACAATAGATTGAGAACGAATACAACATGGTGGAAGATGCATACAGAGAAGGTGGGTCGAGATATGTTCAGTGGGCAGCCAATTTGGCTCTTGGGTTCAATGCCGGAATACCATGGGTGATGTGCAAGCAAAAGAATGCTCCCGGTCCAGTGGTAAGCCTCTTGATCAAATTCTCATATGAAAAAGAACATTCAATCTTAATGGATGCTGATCGCCGTACAAACCGAAACTTTGGAACCATGAAAATTGGAAGAGAGTTTATGATCCTAAACATTGATTGGCACTTTCAGATGATTATTTGTGTCATATGCTCACTGGAATTAATGATAGCTATGCTGCTTCTGCAGATCAACGCATGCAATGGAAGGAACTGTGGAGATACTTTCACAGGCCCCAACAGTCCGACCAAGCCTAACCTCTGGACTGAGAACTGGACTGCTCAGTAAGTATATGATGATTGTTTAAAACTTTTTTATGCTTAAGACTAGTTACTATTTTCtcctgaaaaaaaaatggaggtaTCATGCATACAGGACAGAAATAACAGGTATCATATTTCTAAGATGGTCCATAACCTTCTAAATCTGCATTTTCTCTTGGTTCTTGCAAGAAAGAACAATTTCACAtaattccataaaaaaaaaaattggacagAATATATTACACATTTGCTAGTATGTTTATTATTGTTGATATTGGCAATTAACAATTTTATAGTATAAAATCTATAATATTAAAGGGAAACATGAAAGATTTTATAACATTTGATGTAATAAATTCGCATATGAGGCATTAATCTGATTTCAGTGCTCTAAAGTAAAGTAGttcctttctttttatctttgtGCTTTTCTGATATAAAAGTTGATTAGATTTGTAATGAACCACATCATATGGCGGTTGCAGGTACAGAGTATTTGGTGACCCACCATCTCAAAGATCGGCTGAGGATATTGCATACTCTGTTGCACGCTTCTTCTCAAAGAATGGCACACTTGTAAACTACTACATGGTATTGATTGTCTTCTAcaactcaaaaataatatttatggtgaggagaaaaacaaaattatGTTCTAAAATAATGTGCATTTGCTTCTACTCAGTACCATGGAGGAACCAATTTTGGAAGAGAAGGTGCTTCGTACGTGATGACTCGATACTATGATGAAGCTCCTCTTGATGAATATGGTTAGACAAGTGTAGCCTTGATCCTCAGTTGTTATTTCCTACACCATATGAGGTTTCTTCTTTATTCTAAACGTATATAGGTTATAGGATACCCAACTCTTTCTGATGAGATGTGTTCACCCAGGTCTGCCCAAGGAGCCTAAGTTTGGACACCTGAGGGAACTGCATCAAGCATTGAGATTGAGCAGGAAAGGTTTGCTTTGGGGGGTCCCCTCTGTCCAACCCTTGGGTCCAGGTTATGAGGTAAGAATTAACAGCAGCATTCAGATTGAGCAAAAGTCCTTAGTCATTAGCATGGAGTGGGGACTAAATCTCTTttagcctctttttttttgatgaaataaaTCTCTTTGAGTCATTAGCGTTTGGATTGAGCAAAAGTCTCTAGTCATCAGCATTTGGATCTTCTGCACTAAGCTAATACTGTTTGCTTACGTGCCATATATAATATCATCCCAAATTGCAACCTATGGTTTCgataagaaagaaataaagagaAGGCTGTTGGTGTTTTCATGCGGTCTTTATACGTGCAGGCGACGTTGTTCGAGTCTCCTGAGAGCAAGATCTGTGTTGCTTTCTTAACCAACACCAACCCAAGAGTAGATGGGACAGTGAAATTCAGAGGTGTAAACTATTTCCTGCCTCACCGTTCCATCAGTATCCTTCCAGATTGTAAGACCGTAGTCTTCAACACTCAGAGGGTAATCACAACATGCCAACTctactttgattttttttttcctcctctctaTTTCTTCAAGAAAAGAACTATTGGCAAACTATCAAAGTTCAGGCTTAAATTTATGTAGTAAGTGCCAATTAATTGTTCATACTTCATTGTCAACATGTTAAGCATGAGTAATCTGAGGACTAACATAGTTTTGGTTCTATCTTTTCCTTGAGGAAAGAATACTGCAAGTGAGAAGTAGTAACTCTTTTGGATGTTAAACAGGTGAATGGTCAACACAACGCAAGGACATTCAATACGGCAGATGTAACCGGCAAGAATGACAAATGGTATATGTTCCAGGAACGTATACCAAAATTCCGTGATAGCGGTATTGTTGCATCAAAGCCCTTGGAACTGTATAACATGACCAAGGATGTCACAGATTATATGTGGTATACTACCAGGTGAGAAAATCTTTGTCATCAATACAAAAATAACTTCATTATTCCCCTTCAGTTCCTCAAAAATACTGCTTGTTTATTTTGCAAGAAATTCTATCGAAATGAAACCGTTGCCTCGAGACAGATGTATAGTTTCTAAGCCTTAATATGGATCCCTCACCCCTTGGTATATTAGGATCGGGATCTTTCGATAACTTAATTTGTAATTTTGATGGCATGTTTTCGCTTCGATTTCATGGTCTTCACTCTACATATAATTGTTCTCCTGCTACTCTAATGCAGGTTTAGATTGGAGGATGAGGACTTGCCCATGCGTCATGACATCCGCCCTGTTCTCCTAGTGTCAAGCCTTGGCCATGCAATGCATGCCTTTGTCAATGGCATTTACATAGGTATCCTCcctttgttctttttctttccactCCTTTATATACTTGTCGTAGTACCCCTTTCAAGACCGATTCAATGGTAGTCCTTGATGCCAAAAATTTTATGGAAGCCATATGATGAATCATATGCTGATGCTCACATGTACAAAACACCTTCCAGGATCTGGAAATGGTGCGAAACTCGAAAAGAGTTTTGTCTTCCAGAAGCCCATGGAACTGAAACAAGGAGTCAATCACATTTCCATCTTGGGCTTGACAACTGGATTTCCGGTAAGTATTTACAATGATTGAATCATGTTCTACTTCTGAGACAAGATTGAGCTTTCCATGACTATTCTACTCTATCTTCATGGACTAGTGTCTTCCTGTTTCTTCTCTTGTGTAGGATAATGGAGCATACTTGGAGCACAGACTTGCGGGCATTCACACCGCTGCCGTCCAAGGTCTCAACATTGGGACTTTGGATTTATCGGGCAATAAGTGGGGGCATGAGGTACCAATAATGTTCTCCTTTAATGCCTATGAACTCTTTCTGTCTTCTTAAAATATATAGATATCATATAAAGGAACAAACATATGATTAGCTACGCTCaaattcttctctctctctctctaaaaagaagaagaagaagaagaactagAAACAAAGGTTAATTTGTTATCCATCAGGTTGGAATGAAAGGAGAGAAGTTGGGCATCTACACTGAGGAGGGATCCAAGAAGGTTAAGTGGACCGAGGCTAAGAGTGGCCAGCCAGTGACATGGTACAAGGTACAAGGACACGATCTTTATCTCAATATAATTAATCAAGAAAATTAGCATCCATTGATTTAATTATTATGCCATTTATTCAAGCTATGGAGGATAagcaaaacctttctttaattTTATGCTGATTAAACTTCTCTTGGGTTCGCACTCAGCTAAGAACAGTTGGTTATAAGCACCAACATTCTTCTATAGAGTCCAAATAACTCAATCTGATCATAATGCTTAGACTATTGGAATTCAATATCATGTAAAACATCTGGAACCACTAGATTCTCCAAGAGATTCTTATATTGCCATGTACTTCATAAGAACAGGTTGTGAGGCATACTCATGGATCTAATTCTTTCTCAGAGATATTTTGATATGCCTAGAGGAAACGATCCGGTTGCCCTAGATATGACAGGCATGGGGAAAGGACTTGCATGGGTCAATGGCAACTGCATCGGTCGTTACTGGGTATCCTACCTCAGTCCCCTTGGAAAGCCTTCTCAGTCAGTGTAAGTACTGAACGCATGTTCTTCTGATGACAAATACTTGCATGTTATCTCTAATGCACCATTTTTGAAGGCTTTGAATGCATATTTATTAGTATAGTTCGTCATAATTTGCCCTCGACGCTTCAGGTACCACGTCCCACGTGGATGGTTGAAGCCGAAAGACAACCTCTTGGTCATCTTTGAGGAGCATGGAGGGAATCCAGAGGGATTGCTGATCGTGACTGTGAAGAGGGACAACATCTGCACCGTTGTCACCGAGTTGCATCCTCCTGCCATCGAGTCATTCTCGAGGGAGGACAATGAGATCAAGACCTTAGTCCAAGATACTAAACCAAGAGCTCACTTGAAGTGTGACAACAGGAAGGTCATCCGCTCCATTGCCTTCGCTAGCTTTGGGAACCCCACAGGCGCGTGTGGCAACTTCACTGTGGGAACTTGTCATTCTCTGCAGACAGCAAGCATTGTCGAGAAGGTAATACTTCTACCGACAAGTGAATAGATCCCTGAAACTAGGACTAGCAACACTGTTTAGTCAGCCTGCATGATCTCATGGACAACTAGATTTTCTAAAGAAACATGTCTGTCTATAAGAAGCCTGTGCTTTTCTGTCTCAAAGATTTGCTGTTCTTCTCATTTTCCACCTTTCCAGGTGACCTTGGTTGCTTTGATACCTTGACTCGATCATTTATCATTTTAAGAGAATTCACATATGTAAACCCGAGTCTGCAATTAGAAATCTTTGCTGGTTAGCTTAAGTAAGCTCATCGTAGACTAGTTTTCCCTAGCAAACATATCTGTCAAtaggaattttttattttttttcctgccCTGAAGAGTATCTGCTTTTATCTTTCTTCAACATCTAATCTGAACTCAAGTGATTCTAATTTTTCCCTACTGATCAGGCCTGCTTGGGGAAGAATTCCTGTGTGTTACCAGTCTCAGCTCAAGAATATGGTGCAGATCCTGCTTGTCCTGGAACAACGAACACTCTTGCAGTTCAAGCTAAATGTGCTAGGCAGAAGAAAGATGACAAGGATTGATTCACTATTTCTTATAGTGCTTTTATTCGGGAATCTTATAATGAGATGTAATATTGAAAAAGGCTCAAGATGGTGGTATAAAATCTAATCATGCTGAACGCTATACTACGATAATAGGCGAATGTACCTGCTCATCGTTGAcaatttttccttccttttcttttcaagaGTCTCATAATGTATTTTTGAAACCTCTGAAATGGATTGGAAAGCACCAGCAATCCAATTTAGATTCATTGCTTCATTAAAACTATTATTATGCTCATTTAAGTAGCTTGTTCCAGTTCCATTTATCTCACTGCTTCCACCTAACAGATAATAAAATAACTCGCAGATACTGGATGGCTAATGGAACCCCATAGAAGGTTACTTGCAACCTAAACTGATCAATTCAGCTTCAGTGCATGTCGGTTAGGGGGCAGAACCATGTTGATGAACTTATATTCTCTAGAGCCCCATACAAGTTTTACAATATGGCACCCACTAACATAACTATGTTAGTGAATTTACATCAATGGCAACGATATATTAATTATTGGcaatgagttgacaatgaatGTGACATTGTTATCCCCCAAGTAAATGTAAGTGTAAAAAAACAACCATTAAGGTAGTTTGAGTCTTTGAGACACAAAGCAAAACTTAGCTTCCAAACTTAAGCAAGAACTGATATCTTGCCTTTGCATGTAAGAGAAATGAAATAATCACAAATGAAGATAACAAATGTGAGTTATGCTGCAGAAACTAGAAACAGAGGATGGAAACTGAACGTAGGATTCATAGGATTGCATACTAGTTCTGAGTTTACCAACTACTGAGCCAAGCTATATATGTGGAGAGAGAACTTTTGTTGGCGATATTTTAGATGGGAATGGCATGTAGGCCTTCACGAACCCTCCAACTACTTCTAGATACAGTTTGCAGCTGGTAAACGACTGTCATATATTAAGTCTCTGTAAATGTATTCTCTGGCTCCAAGTGTTTTTTCCATGATATCCACTCCTTGGGAGTTTAAGCCTTCTGCTTGTGCGCATGAGCATGCGCATGTGTGCGTATGGGCGTgcgtgtatgcatgcatgcgtaGGTACATCATTTGATATCCTATCAAGCCCTTTTTGTGGGGCTTTATCTTGTAGTTTTGATGactgaattcatattttaatgaatttgaTGGGATTTCCCATCCTTTCATGGTCGGGAGGGAGGGACTTGATGAGCCAACATCCCAAAAAcgtttatagaataataatcgGACAGCAATTAAGATTTAAGAATCATTGGATGCTAGATTGTAATCCAATTTCTTTAATTGCTTGTTAGTTGCAATTAAAGACTATACGAAAACTATCTTCATAAGtcctttttttatctatataaaAAATGTTTTACGTAACCAAATGCAACATCGTAAGCATCATAAGTGGATTGGATTGATAGAAGTTATCACATTTTACATATCTACCACTTTGCTCGCGCACACAGAGAGTACATATCAAAGTTAAAAACCAATCAAGTCCGCCAATTTAAGTTTATCAGAATTCTCTCTTTCTGGAGTCCAATTCTCGGATAGACTGATTGCTGAATTAACTTAGTAGATATCTCTTGAGttacataaaagaaaacaacAAGTATGGTTGGGTGTGGGCCGATGGAGCAGCTCCGAGTGACCGAAGGTGCTCCTACTTATATCGAGAGATTTGTAGGTATGTGCCTACTGCCCTGGTAGACTTTAAATGGCTGATCAGTGATGGACAGAGTGTGGACTTGATGGAGGACCTCTAGGTGGCCTCTCTTCCAATGAGGCTTTGATTGACCATCGTCAGCGTCGAAGCTGCAGACAAACTATGGATTTGCAATCTGCTTTGACTAAAGGAGGCGGAGTGGGATGCTAGCAGGATCAGACAACTATTTGGTGAACATCTAGTTGAGCAGATCTGATCGCTTCCAGTTTTTGGGTGTGCCGGCCCAAATGTAAGGGTTTGGagcatgtcctacagaactagAGTACGAGTGGGGGATGTCTCCCGTGCCCTTCAGTAGGAGCATGGGTCGGGGCTAGATTGCGCATGGGTCTGGAGATTTGTTCTCTACCCGCGGATGGAATTGTTCTTGTGAAAAGTGGCCTGGGGGCGACTGCTGACAAGACTTGAGCTGAATAGAAGGGGGCTAGGTATCCAGCCCCAATACTCGGACTATCAGGTGGATGAGACTGTGGAGCATGCCTTGTTCCAATATAAGCGGGCTAGGAGGGTCTTGAGGCTTGGTGAGACTCTGCTAGATGTTTGGAGCCATCTAGGACCCTTCCTGCAAGCAATTCATCGATGGGTCGATGCCTCCCAGACGCGGCAAGCGATCGTAGAGGCGACCTATACTGCCTACCAGATTTGGCTGGCCATGAATGCCTGGACCTTTGGCGAGAGCTACCCGTACCCGACGATTGTGGTGGAGTAGGCCTAGGTGCAGGCAGCTGAGATTATTTGTGCAGACCTATCAAATGGACCTTTGACAGCTTGGGACATTTGGAGCTCTTCTTCTGCTCGTGCAGCGCCTCGTACGGTATTTTTTACTTGGGAGCCTCCACCcctgagtttcctcaaggtcaaatTCGATGGATGTATGCTTGAAGGTGGCAAGAAGGGTGGTGCTGGCTTCGTCATCTGAGGCCCGGACTTCTGGGTGGCAGCTGCAGGAGACTGCCGGATCTTTGATATCTCAGTCTCCAGAGTAGAGCTGAGGCGGCATGAGCCAACCTGGGCCATGCTCAGCGGGTGTTGCGGGTCTCCTCTGTCATACTCGAGGGAGACTCAGCTACTATGATTGGATGGATTCAGGATAATACCAACGGCGGTGGAGGGGGCCACCCAATGTTTCGGGACATTTGGGCTATATATCGAATAGTGGTGTGGCCCTTCAAGTCAAGTATGTTTTCAGAGAGGCAAATGAGACCGCAGGCTGGATGGCTTCGTATATGGCTGGTCGCTCCGGGGTACCTTATGGGTTGGAGAAGGAGAGTTACCCAGAGCGCTCCGAAATTTGCTTTTTTCCGACCTTATTGGATGTATCCATACTAGAATAGTATAATTCATccgtttcagaaaaaaaaagaaagaaaaaaagaaaaccacaATATCTCTCGTTCCTTGTCACAATCTTGGACAGGCCTGGTCAATGACCGAATCTAAGGGCCGAAGTATTGGATCTACACTTTGGTAGTGTATCACTGCGAGGGAAAAGGGGCAAGCACCACATAGCACCACAACTACCCACCTCATGGTTACCCTTGAAAGACCCTGCCTTGGTTTCCGGAGGTCCCCCTCAACCTCTTTTCCTTTCCCCGACTTTAAGCTCCTCTACATCCCTCCGGTTCAAAGTTAGTCACTTGGACGCATAGCTGCCCTGACGCACCACCACCACCCTGCTTCCTCTCGAGACACAGAGAAAATTGATCCCCTGTAAAATGGCGAACATAGTCCGGTTCCTTGgaattcttttccttcttctcatcCTCTCAGCATCTGCCATTGCCAAACACAAAGAAGACAACGACGACAACGACGGCAAAGGTGACGGCGATGATGACAGGAAAGATGACGccgaccaccaccaccaccaccgcagCGATAAAGAAGGCGGCAAAGCCGTCAAAGGTGTGACCTATGATGGCCGCTCACTGATCATTAATGGGAGGAGAGAGCTTCTCTTCTCGGGCTCGATCCATTATCCCCGGAGTACTCCTGAGGTAGTGACTTGCCCTGGTGTTGTCCGGCTGCACCATGCTGCATGGCTATTGTTTTCTTCCACGTGGTAATGGACTGTGCTTGTTTGGTTGATCAGATGTGGCCCGAAATCATCAACAAGGCCAAGCATGGGGGGTTGAATGCAATCGAAACTTACGTGTTTTGGAACATCCATGAGCCTGTGCAAGGACAGGTATAAGTAGCTAGCGGAATCGACTTTGCCGCACCTTTTCCTTTGATCTCGTAGTTTCTATCGATAGGTGAAGGCCATGAAAGTTCATGGTTGATAGAGTGATGCGAATAGTCTTTCTTCTTAATAAAATCTGGGTGGCTTTGCCTTTCCTcacatcaaaaaataaaaagttgatAGAATGATGCGAACAAGTCGTGATTGAGTTTTGCAGTTTAATTTCTCGGGGAGGTACGACTTGGTGAGATTCATCAAGGTGGTCCAGGAGGCTGGAATGTTCCTGATCCTCAGGATTGGTCCCTACGTCGAAGCTGAATGGAATTTTGGGTGGGTGTTGATTAGCCTGTGATCGCCTGTATAAAGAAGAATCTATCGATCCTACTGATTTTGATCTCATGTTCTGGTATATGCTTCTCGGATGCATTTCAGGGGGTTCCCATACTGGCTCAAAGAGATCCCAGGAATGATCTTTCGAACAGACAATGAACCCTTCAAGGTGATTACTTGTATGACAGAGATCAAACTCAATTGATTTAGTTAAAAGATTACGGGATGCATTAAAAACATTTAGAATTTTAGTTGATTCTTGTGGTGCAAATGCATATATAGTGTTGGAGACACATGATTCTCCAACTCACgttctcccccttaatttttCTATGTGCAGGACCATATGCagaaatt
This genomic stretch from Phoenix dactylifera cultivar Barhee BC4 unplaced genomic scaffold, palm_55x_up_171113_PBpolish2nd_filt_p 000254F, whole genome shotgun sequence harbors:
- the LOC120105298 gene encoding beta-galactosidase 11-like encodes the protein MARSPECVVRFLCILCLLFSLSVAAAKPRRPRKANVSGVTYDGRSLKIDGRRELFFSGSIHYPRSTPEMWPDLIQKAKLGGLNVIQTYVFWNIHEPVQGHFNFSGRYDLVRFIKLIHKNKMYVTLRLGPFIQAEWNHGGFPYWMKEIPNVIFRTDNEPFKHHMQNFVTKIMEMMKSEKLFYPQGGPIILAQIENEYNMVEDAYREGGSRYVQWAANLALGFNAGIPWVMCKQKNAPGPVINACNGRNCGDTFTGPNSPTKPNLWTENWTAQYRVFGDPPSQRSAEDIAYSVARFFSKNGTLVNYYMYHGGTNFGREGASYVMTRYYDEAPLDEYGLPKEPKFGHLRELHQALRLSRKGLLWGVPSVQPLGPGYEATLFESPESKICVAFLTNTNPRVDGTVKFRGVNYFLPHRSISILPDCKTVVFNTQRVNGQHNARTFNTADVTGKNDKWYMFQERIPKFRDSGIVASKPLELYNMTKDVTDYMWYTTRFRLEDEDLPMRHDIRPVLLVSSLGHAMHAFVNGIYIGSGNGAKLEKSFVFQKPMELKQGVNHISILGLTTGFPDNGAYLEHRLAGIHTAAVQGLNIGTLDLSGNKWGHEVGMKGEKLGIYTEEGSKKVKWTEAKSGQPVTWYKRYFDMPRGNDPVALDMTGMGKGLAWVNGNCIGRYWVSYLSPLGKPSQSVYHVPRGWLKPKDNLLVIFEEHGGNPEGLLIVTVKRDNICTVVTELHPPAIESFSREDNEIKTLVQDTKPRAHLKCDNRKVIRSIAFASFGNPTGACGNFTVGTCHSLQTASIVEKACLGKNSCVLPVSAQEYGADPACPGTTNTLAVQAKCARQKKDDKD